One region of Aminobacterium colombiense DSM 12261 genomic DNA includes:
- the rplE gene encoding 50S ribosomal protein L5 has translation MNPRFIDKYKNEVVPHLKEEFSYSNVMEVPRIVKVVVNVGVGEAKTDTKYMDSAIAELRAITGQQPLMKRAKKSIAGFKLRQGMPVGCKVTLRGARMWEFLDRLISLALPTIKDFQGVSRKGFDGRGNYNLGLREQLIFPEVDYDDVIRTRGMNVSIVTTAKTDEEAFALLKELGMPFSSR, from the coding sequence ATGAATCCTCGTTTTATTGATAAATATAAGAACGAAGTGGTGCCTCATTTGAAGGAGGAGTTTAGTTACTCCAATGTGATGGAGGTTCCACGTATAGTCAAAGTTGTAGTCAATGTAGGTGTTGGCGAAGCTAAGACCGACACGAAGTATATGGACTCCGCAATAGCTGAACTTCGTGCAATAACTGGCCAGCAGCCCCTTATGAAAAGGGCGAAGAAGTCCATTGCTGGATTTAAACTTCGACAGGGTATGCCAGTAGGATGTAAGGTAACACTCCGGGGAGCCCGGATGTGGGAGTTTTTAGATCGCCTTATCTCATTGGCATTGCCGACCATTAAGGACTTTCAGGGTGTTTCTCGTAAAGGTTTTGATGGACGAGGCAATTACAACCTCGGGTTGAGGGAACAGCTTATCTTCCCGGAAGTTGACTACGACGATGTTATTCGAACTCGCGGAATGAATGTGTCTATCGTAACAACCGCGAAAACGGATGAAGAGGCGTTTGCCCTGCTGAAAGAGCTCGGCATGCCTTTCAGCAGCCGTTAA
- a CDS encoding type Z 30S ribosomal protein S14: MARKAMEYKAKQPPKFKVRKYNRCPLCGRVHSYMRAFDMCRCCFRKLAREGKIPGVVKSSW, encoded by the coding sequence ATGGCTCGTAAAGCAATGGAATACAAAGCTAAACAGCCCCCAAAGTTTAAGGTGCGGAAGTATAACAGATGCCCGCTTTGCGGACGTGTTCACTCTTATATGCGTGCGTTCGATATGTGCCGCTGCTGCTTCCGCAAACTGGCACGGGAGGGGAAGATCCCCGGTGTCGTTAAGTCTAGCTGGTAG
- the rpsH gene encoding 30S ribosomal protein S8, whose product MYVTDPIADMLTRIRNANVVYHESVDVPHSNVKLSIAKILKEEGYIRNYKVINDPKKPYAVVRVFLNYGPNKERVIQGLRRISKPGRRIYVGKDNLPKVMGGLGIAVISTSQGLKTDTEASQLGLGGEVVCYVW is encoded by the coding sequence ATGTACGTAACCGATCCAATAGCTGATATGCTGACAAGGATACGGAACGCCAACGTGGTTTACCACGAAAGCGTAGATGTCCCTCACAGCAATGTAAAGCTTAGCATTGCTAAAATTCTTAAAGAAGAGGGATATATCCGAAATTATAAGGTAATCAACGATCCTAAAAAGCCTTACGCTGTAGTGCGTGTTTTCTTGAACTACGGTCCCAATAAGGAGCGGGTTATTCAGGGACTTCGCAGAATCAGCAAACCGGGGCGAAGGATCTATGTTGGCAAAGATAATCTCCCGAAAGTCATGGGTGGACTTGGAATAGCAGTTATTTCCACTTCCCAGGGCTTAAAGACCGACACTGAGGCTTCTCAGCTAGGTCTTGGCGGCGAGGTTGTTTGCTACGTTTGGTAA
- the rplF gene encoding 50S ribosomal protein L6: MSRIGRKPIPLAKGATVTIKDDKVIVKGPKGELCSDLVPGITVSVEDSGIVVERENDEKQTRAFHGMVRALIANMVTGVTEGFVKNLEIVGVGYRAQMQGSKLILNVGYSNPIEYEPPKGVEIATESPIKISVKGIDRQLVGQVAAIIREFRSPEPYKGKGIRYAGEYIIRKAGKASAK; this comes from the coding sequence ATGTCACGCATAGGACGTAAACCAATTCCCCTCGCCAAGGGAGCTACGGTCACAATAAAAGACGACAAGGTTATTGTGAAGGGGCCAAAAGGCGAGCTGTGTTCGGATCTTGTGCCAGGTATCACTGTTTCTGTTGAAGATAGTGGTATCGTAGTTGAACGAGAAAATGACGAGAAACAGACGAGGGCCTTTCATGGAATGGTGCGAGCCCTTATTGCCAATATGGTAACAGGTGTTACCGAGGGCTTTGTAAAAAACCTTGAAATCGTTGGAGTTGGTTACCGTGCTCAAATGCAGGGGAGCAAGCTAATTCTTAATGTCGGGTATTCAAACCCTATCGAATATGAGCCACCGAAAGGTGTAGAAATTGCGACTGAAAGTCCGATAAAGATTTCAGTTAAGGGTATCGATCGACAGCTTGTAGGTCAGGTAGCGGCGATCATTCGTGAGTTCAGAAGCCCAGAGCCCTATAAAGGGAAAGGTATCCGCTATGCTGGTGAATATATTATCCGTAAGGCCGGCAAAGCCAGTGCCAAGTAA
- the rplR gene encoding 50S ribosomal protein L18 — MKTKSRNDMRIIRHRRLRKNVSGTPERPRMAVYHSLSHIYVQIVDDMAGHTLVSASTLDKSLRDTLSAGTCNIGAAVAVGKLVAERALEKGISTVVFDRGGHMYHGKVKALADAAREAGLKF, encoded by the coding sequence ATGAAAACGAAAAGCAGAAATGATATGCGTATCATCCGGCACCGGAGACTCAGGAAAAATGTTTCCGGAACACCGGAGCGTCCAAGAATGGCCGTTTATCACAGTCTAAGCCATATTTACGTTCAGATTGTTGATGATATGGCAGGGCATACCCTTGTCTCGGCTTCTACTCTCGACAAAAGCCTCAGGGACACCCTTTCGGCAGGAACCTGCAATATCGGAGCGGCTGTAGCCGTAGGCAAGCTTGTTGCGGAACGCGCCCTTGAAAAAGGGATTTCGACAGTGGTATTTGACCGTGGGGGACATATGTACCACGGAAAGGTCAAAGCCCTTGCAGATGCGGCCCGTGAAGCAGGCCTGAAGTTTTAA
- the rpsE gene encoding 30S ribosomal protein S5, with protein sequence MTMKRVDAKGLELSERVVAINRVSKVVKGGKRFKFSVLVVVGDGEQYVGVGMGKAKEISEAVRKGIDKATKNLQELKKVGTTIPHPIDGHFGAAHVLLKPAAPGTGVIAGGVVRAIMELGGVKDVLTKVIGRTANPVNIAWATLEALREMRTPDEIMRLRGLETAQIEAE encoded by the coding sequence ATGACCATGAAACGTGTTGACGCTAAAGGCTTAGAGCTCAGCGAACGCGTAGTTGCCATCAACAGAGTAAGCAAGGTCGTAAAGGGCGGAAAACGCTTTAAATTCAGTGTACTTGTTGTTGTAGGTGACGGCGAACAGTATGTTGGCGTTGGGATGGGCAAAGCGAAGGAAATTTCTGAAGCCGTTAGGAAAGGCATAGATAAAGCGACAAAAAATCTTCAGGAATTAAAAAAAGTTGGAACAACGATCCCTCATCCGATTGATGGGCACTTTGGTGCGGCTCATGTTCTTTTAAAGCCGGCTGCTCCCGGTACGGGAGTTATCGCAGGCGGAGTTGTCCGGGCAATTATGGAGCTCGGCGGCGTGAAAGATGTGCTGACCAAAGTTATTGGGAGAACTGCCAATCCTGTCAATATTGCGTGGGCAACGCTTGAAGCTTTGCGCGAGATGAGGACGCCCGACGAAATTATGCGTCTGAGAGGGCTAGAAACCGCTCAGATAGAGGCAGAATAA
- the rpmD gene encoding 50S ribosomal protein L30, which produces MAKLRITWVRSAIGQQARHKKTIKALGLRKLHQTVEYEDVPQIRGMINQVHHLVEWTVVED; this is translated from the coding sequence ATGGCTAAACTTCGCATAACATGGGTTAGAAGTGCGATTGGACAGCAGGCTCGTCACAAGAAGACTATTAAAGCTCTCGGACTCAGAAAACTGCACCAGACAGTAGAGTACGAGGATGTCCCCCAAATTCGCGGTATGATTAACCAAGTCCACCACCTTGTAGAGTGGACTGTTGTTGAAGACTAG
- the rplO gene encoding 50S ribosomal protein L15 yields MNLHDLRPASGSRRKAKRLGQGHGSGTGKTAGKGNKGQKSRAGGGVRPGFEGGQMPITRRVPKRGFNNARFAKNYQIINLEEIADRFENGSVVGVEEFYKAGLIQNLTTPVKILARGEISQGLTIKAQAFSAQAAEKIVAAGGKAEVI; encoded by the coding sequence ATGAATTTACATGATCTTCGACCTGCAAGTGGTTCACGGCGTAAAGCAAAGCGCTTGGGACAGGGGCATGGCAGCGGCACTGGCAAAACAGCTGGAAAAGGAAATAAAGGCCAGAAGTCAAGAGCCGGAGGCGGAGTACGCCCTGGTTTCGAAGGCGGTCAGATGCCCATTACACGTCGAGTTCCTAAGCGTGGATTTAATAATGCACGGTTTGCTAAAAACTATCAGATAATCAATCTTGAGGAGATAGCTGATCGTTTTGAAAATGGCTCAGTTGTGGGAGTTGAGGAGTTCTACAAGGCGGGTCTTATTCAAAACTTGACGACTCCTGTAAAAATTCTCGCGAGAGGAGAAATTTCCCAGGGCCTGACGATTAAAGCCCAGGCCTTCAGTGCCCAAGCAGCTGAAAAAATTGTAGCTGCGGGGGGGAAGGCTGAGGTGATATAA
- the secY gene encoding preprotein translocase subunit SecY, whose protein sequence is MLDSFRDAFKLPDLKRRILFTLGVLFIFRLGAHIPTPGIDTAAMARLFEQGAGVLGFLDIFAGGALRRFGIFALGVTPYINSSIVFQLLVVVFPALEKMQKESEDGRKKIIQFTRWGTILFAGIQAVGMTFWLGRLGIFSGGLFAGLIVVLTVTAGAVTVMWLGEEITDHGIGNGISLLIFAGIVARIPEAILRSWQMLRLGEMNILVLILAIGLMFVVIAGCILLQEGQRRLPVQYAKRVVGNKVYGGQSTFIPLKVNQAGVMPIIFASSVLLFPYSIARFFTGNIATMVQKMFEPGSVVYIVLYISLIIFFAYFYTAVVFNPADIANNMKKYGGFILGIRPGRPTSEFIEKVMSRITLGGAVFLAIIALLPTLMTNLMGITSFYFGGTAVLIVVGVALDTVHQIEGQLLMRHYEGILKRRDSKGGGFLRF, encoded by the coding sequence GTGCTTGATTCTTTCAGGGATGCCTTTAAGCTGCCAGATCTAAAAAGACGGATACTATTTACGCTTGGAGTTCTTTTTATTTTCCGTCTCGGCGCCCATATTCCCACGCCGGGTATTGATACTGCTGCAATGGCGCGATTATTTGAGCAGGGCGCTGGTGTGCTCGGGTTCCTTGATATATTTGCAGGTGGTGCGCTGAGGCGATTTGGCATTTTCGCCCTCGGCGTTACCCCCTACATTAACTCGAGCATCGTTTTTCAGCTTCTTGTAGTTGTTTTCCCTGCACTTGAAAAGATGCAGAAAGAAAGCGAAGATGGACGAAAGAAGATAATACAGTTTACTCGTTGGGGTACAATTCTTTTTGCCGGCATTCAGGCGGTTGGCATGACTTTTTGGCTAGGACGACTTGGTATTTTCAGTGGCGGCCTTTTTGCCGGATTGATCGTTGTTTTAACAGTAACTGCTGGTGCTGTTACTGTTATGTGGTTGGGTGAAGAAATTACGGATCATGGAATAGGCAACGGCATTTCTTTGCTTATTTTTGCAGGTATAGTTGCTCGTATTCCAGAGGCTATTCTCAGAAGCTGGCAGATGCTGCGTCTTGGCGAAATGAATATTCTTGTACTCATCCTTGCTATAGGACTCATGTTTGTTGTTATTGCAGGATGTATTTTGCTTCAGGAAGGTCAGCGACGACTGCCAGTGCAGTATGCAAAGCGTGTTGTCGGGAACAAGGTCTACGGGGGGCAGAGCACCTTTATTCCTTTAAAGGTGAATCAGGCTGGCGTTATGCCAATAATTTTCGCATCGTCAGTTCTTCTTTTCCCTTATTCCATTGCCCGTTTCTTTACTGGCAATATTGCGACAATGGTACAAAAAATGTTTGAACCGGGCAGTGTCGTATACATAGTTCTTTACATTTCGCTTATAATTTTCTTTGCATACTTTTACACGGCAGTAGTTTTTAATCCTGCTGACATCGCCAATAATATGAAGAAGTACGGCGGATTCATTTTGGGGATACGTCCTGGACGTCCTACGTCGGAATTTATTGAGAAGGTTATGTCAAGAATTACGCTGGGCGGAGCAGTATTTCTCGCCATTATCGCTCTTCTTCCCACATTAATGACAAATCTCATGGGGATTACGAGCTTTTACTTTGGAGGGACTGCTGTTCTTATCGTTGTAGGTGTAGCATTAGACACCGTACATCAGATCGAAGGTCAGCTTCTGATGCGGCACTATGAAGGTATTTTGAAACGCCGTGATTCCAAAGGCGGAGGCTTCCTCCGATTCTAA
- a CDS encoding adenylate kinase, with the protein MRVILLGPPGAGKGTQAAEIKTKYKVAHISTGDILRQNVKEKTKLGCQAQEFMNGGKLVPDEIIVGMMGERLKEKDCEKGFLLDGFPRTVPQAEALDQLLATMNLSLDAVILLDVDDEVVVKRLCGRRMCRQCGEIYHVTFKPSSQGMRCEKCGGELFQRDDDKETVIRSRLKVYHDQTAPLISYYDEKGLLRKVNAGTSSSSVMAEIEALVQEKVAE; encoded by the coding sequence ATGCGAGTTATATTGTTAGGGCCACCTGGGGCGGGCAAAGGAACTCAGGCGGCAGAAATCAAAACAAAATACAAAGTTGCTCATATCTCTACTGGGGATATACTTCGTCAAAATGTCAAGGAAAAGACAAAGCTTGGTTGCCAGGCACAAGAATTCATGAATGGAGGAAAACTTGTGCCGGATGAGATTATCGTTGGAATGATGGGAGAGCGCTTGAAAGAGAAAGACTGTGAAAAGGGTTTTCTCCTTGATGGATTTCCGCGAACCGTCCCCCAGGCAGAAGCTCTAGATCAATTGCTTGCAACAATGAATCTCTCTCTTGATGCTGTTATATTACTTGACGTGGATGACGAAGTGGTTGTAAAAAGGCTCTGTGGACGTCGTATGTGCCGCCAATGTGGAGAGATTTACCATGTTACATTTAAACCGTCTTCACAGGGGATGCGCTGTGAGAAATGCGGAGGGGAACTTTTCCAGCGGGATGACGATAAAGAAACAGTTATTAGAAGTCGTCTCAAAGTTTATCATGACCAGACAGCTCCACTTATCTCTTATTACGACGAGAAGGGGCTTCTGAGAAAGGTGAATGCCGGAACGTCCAGCTCAAGTGTAATGGCAGAAATAGAAGCATTGGTTCAAGAGAAGGTAGCTGAATGA
- the map gene encoding type I methionyl aminopeptidase: MITLKKEKDLQYMRKAGQIVADVLDLIAEIVRPGITTAYIDKAAEDLISREGATPAFKGYRVPGIPIAFPGAVCASINNEIVHGIPSQDRYLEEGDIISIDVGTCYGGYYGDAACTYPVGRISRERQRLIDVTLESLNRAIAEAKDGNTIGDIGHAVESYVIGNGFGLVRDYTGHGLGMHLHEPPQVPNFGHPGRGVTLKAGMTIAIEPMVMSGAEDTIVGSDRWVVLTADGSDAAHFERSVLITKDGAEVLTPWKWA, from the coding sequence ATGATTACCTTGAAGAAGGAAAAGGATCTTCAATATATGCGAAAGGCTGGACAGATCGTAGCAGATGTACTTGACCTTATCGCAGAGATAGTTAGGCCCGGCATTACGACGGCTTATATAGATAAAGCCGCTGAAGATCTTATTTCAAGGGAGGGTGCCACTCCGGCTTTCAAGGGATATCGCGTTCCAGGAATACCTATTGCTTTCCCTGGAGCTGTGTGCGCATCTATAAATAATGAGATAGTTCATGGCATTCCTTCTCAAGACCGTTATCTTGAAGAAGGAGATATTATCAGTATCGATGTAGGAACCTGTTATGGCGGATATTATGGCGATGCAGCCTGCACCTACCCGGTAGGTAGAATAAGCCGCGAGAGACAGAGGCTCATCGATGTGACCCTTGAAAGCCTGAATAGAGCTATAGCAGAAGCAAAAGATGGTAATACCATTGGTGATATAGGACATGCTGTAGAGTCTTATGTTATCGGGAATGGATTTGGTCTGGTGCGGGATTATACGGGACATGGTTTAGGAATGCACTTGCACGAACCGCCGCAAGTGCCAAATTTTGGACATCCAGGCAGAGGAGTGACACTTAAGGCTGGTATGACTATAGCAATAGAGCCTATGGTAATGTCGGGAGCAGAAGATACAATTGTAGGTTCAGATCGATGGGTAGTTCTTACTGCCGATGGTTCTGACGCTGCTCATTTTGAAAGATCCGTTCTCATCACAAAAGATGGGGCTGAGGTACTTACTCCTTGGAAATGGGCCTGA
- a CDS encoding KOW domain-containing RNA-binding protein, which yields MGLIGGSLFQIGQVVLSRKGKDAGKWYVVVKIQPEDNRIFVSDGDKFPVSKPKAKNPLHLQGTRWVIEEVAQRIARGEELDKGRLQYLLSHVREK from the coding sequence ATGGGCCTGATCGGAGGAAGTCTGTTTCAAATAGGTCAGGTAGTGCTATCAAGGAAAGGGAAAGATGCTGGGAAATGGTATGTGGTCGTAAAGATCCAACCTGAAGATAACAGAATATTTGTTTCAGATGGCGATAAATTTCCGGTGTCCAAACCGAAAGCCAAGAATCCTTTACACCTTCAAGGAACACGATGGGTTATTGAAGAAGTTGCACAGAGGATCGCCCGAGGAGAAGAATTGGACAAAGGACGCTTACAGTATCTTTTATCCCATGTAAGGGAAAAATGA
- the infA gene encoding translation initiation factor IF-1, with protein sequence MANKDDVIEVRGTVIEPLPNAMFRVELENGHKILAHVSGKMRMHFIRILPGDKVLVEISPYDLTRGRIVYRYK encoded by the coding sequence ATGGCGAATAAGGACGATGTCATTGAAGTTAGGGGAACAGTCATAGAACCGCTTCCGAATGCCATGTTTAGGGTGGAATTGGAAAATGGGCACAAGATTTTAGCTCATGTTTCAGGAAAAATGAGGATGCACTTTATTCGAATTCTGCCAGGAGACAAAGTTCTCGTAGAAATTTCACCTTATGACTTGACACGAGGACGAATAGTGTATAGATATAAATAA
- the rpmJ gene encoding 50S ribosomal protein L36 has translation MKVKPSVKPICEHCRVIRRKGVVRIICSKNPRHKQRQGARR, from the coding sequence ATGAAAGTCAAACCATCGGTTAAACCGATATGCGAGCATTGCCGTGTAATACGGCGAAAAGGAGTGGTCCGGATCATTTGCAGCAAAAATCCGCGCCACAAACAGAGACAGGGTGCAAGGAGGTAA
- the rpsM gene encoding 30S ribosomal protein S13 → MARIAGVDLPREKRVEIALTYIYGIGLPTSHLILAATGINPDTRVKDLTEEEAQRIRKEIQEHYKVEGDLRREVTMNIKRLMDIGCYRGLRHRLGLPVRGQKTKTNARTRKGPRRTVAGKKQAGK, encoded by the coding sequence ATGGCCCGAATTGCTGGTGTAGATCTACCGCGCGAAAAGCGGGTTGAAATAGCGCTTACATATATTTATGGAATTGGACTTCCTACATCTCATTTGATTCTGGCTGCTACGGGTATTAATCCTGATACGCGAGTAAAGGATCTCACAGAAGAAGAAGCTCAGAGAATACGTAAAGAAATACAGGAGCATTACAAGGTAGAGGGAGACCTGCGCCGCGAAGTAACCATGAATATTAAGCGGTTAATGGATATTGGTTGCTACAGAGGACTTCGTCATAGGCTGGGGCTTCCTGTTCGTGGTCAAAAGACCAAAACGAACGCTCGTACACGGAAAGGGCCACGCCGTACCGTAGCTGGGAAGAAACAGGCCGGGAAGTAA
- the rpsK gene encoding 30S ribosomal protein S11: MAKRTQRRGKKREKKNVNYGVAHIFSTFNNTIVSITDKGGNILSWASGGNVGFKGTRKSTPFAAQIAAQQAAKTAQDHGVKEIDVIVKGPGPGRESAIRSLQAAGLQVNMIKDATPIPHNGCRPPKRRRV; this comes from the coding sequence GTGGCCAAACGTACACAGCGTAGAGGAAAAAAAAGAGAAAAAAAGAATGTAAACTATGGGGTCGCTCACATTTTTTCTACCTTTAATAACACTATTGTGAGCATCACAGATAAAGGCGGAAACATTCTATCCTGGGCTTCTGGCGGTAATGTAGGTTTTAAAGGCACTAGAAAATCTACACCCTTCGCAGCGCAAATTGCGGCTCAGCAGGCAGCCAAGACTGCACAGGACCACGGGGTGAAGGAGATCGACGTAATTGTTAAAGGGCCCGGACCTGGCCGCGAATCTGCTATTCGTTCACTGCAGGCAGCGGGACTCCAGGTAAACATGATCAAAGATGCGACGCCTATTCCGCACAACGGCTGCAGGCCGCCGAAGCGTCGCAGAGTTTAA
- the rpsD gene encoding 30S ribosomal protein S4, translating to MSRYTGPVCRLCKAEGVKLFLKGDRCFTEKCAITRGETKNKQRRGRPRAKMSEYGLRLREKQKLRRFYGMNEGQFRRMFGEASRMSGVTGHNFLQLLERRLDNIVYRMGLATSRSQARQLVLHGHFTVDGRKVDVPSYLIRAGAVVAVAENSKEVAIIRENAEVAASRMIPEWLEVNSERMEAKVLSIPMREQIDVPVNEQLVVEFYAR from the coding sequence ATGAGCAGATATACAGGACCCGTATGCCGTCTCTGTAAGGCTGAAGGAGTAAAACTCTTTTTAAAAGGAGATCGTTGCTTTACAGAAAAATGCGCGATAACACGGGGAGAAACTAAGAATAAACAGAGGAGAGGCAGACCTCGCGCTAAAATGAGCGAGTATGGCCTTCGACTTCGTGAAAAACAGAAATTGCGCCGTTTTTATGGTATGAATGAAGGCCAGTTCCGACGCATGTTTGGCGAAGCTTCCAGAATGTCTGGAGTAACAGGACATAATTTTCTTCAGTTGCTTGAGCGTCGCCTTGACAACATTGTTTACCGTATGGGGCTGGCTACAAGCAGAAGCCAGGCTAGGCAGTTGGTGCTTCATGGCCATTTCACAGTAGACGGGCGTAAAGTGGACGTGCCAAGCTACTTAATTCGTGCCGGTGCGGTTGTAGCTGTTGCTGAAAATAGCAAGGAAGTCGCCATAATTCGCGAAAATGCAGAAGTAGCGGCATCGAGAATGATTCCGGAATGGCTGGAGGTTAATAGCGAGCGGATGGAAGCGAAAGTGCTTTCCATACCAATGCGCGAACAGATAGATGTTCCCGTCAACGAGCAGCTCGTTGTTGAGTTCTATGCCAGATAG
- a CDS encoding DNA-directed RNA polymerase subunit alpha produces MLDKVELMRPEIRIEECSSTFGKVIVEPLERGYGVTLGNALRRVLLSSVKGAAITSVRVDGVLHEFSTIPGVREDVIELMLNLKHIPVHSYSKDVKVLHLEAEGPKQVVAADIQPDSEIEFIDPDAPVCVLEDGAQLSMDLYIEQGVGYATIDRPRPAYLPADALLIDAIYSPVLKVHYDVEAARVGQRTDYERLVLDVTTNGVIAPDVAVGEAAKIIRSYFGFIVEDVDKLHPLEGIDEEEAALSADEAAAEAAEAAKEEDDLLSRPVRELELSIRSENCLLRGGIHTIGDLLTRTRDDLLKIRNLGKISLREIEERLEKQGLRLSTEKSEEKAVKED; encoded by the coding sequence GTGTTGGACAAAGTGGAACTAATGCGGCCTGAGATCCGAATTGAGGAGTGTAGCTCGACCTTTGGGAAAGTTATTGTAGAGCCCCTTGAAAGAGGATATGGTGTAACGCTGGGTAACGCTCTCCGTCGCGTGTTGCTTTCCTCTGTGAAGGGGGCAGCCATTACTTCAGTCCGTGTTGATGGCGTTCTACATGAGTTCAGTACTATTCCCGGTGTGCGTGAGGACGTAATCGAACTGATGCTGAATCTTAAACACATCCCAGTGCATTCATACAGCAAGGATGTTAAAGTGTTGCACTTGGAAGCGGAAGGACCCAAACAGGTTGTTGCGGCAGATATTCAGCCCGATAGCGAAATTGAGTTTATTGATCCTGACGCGCCAGTATGCGTACTGGAAGATGGAGCACAATTATCGATGGACCTTTATATAGAACAGGGAGTTGGGTATGCCACTATTGATCGACCGCGACCTGCTTACCTTCCCGCGGATGCCCTTTTGATCGATGCGATTTACTCTCCAGTGCTGAAAGTGCATTACGACGTAGAAGCTGCCAGAGTAGGACAGCGTACTGACTATGAACGACTCGTTTTAGATGTAACTACAAATGGCGTTATTGCGCCGGATGTTGCTGTAGGAGAAGCGGCGAAGATTATCCGCTCATACTTCGGGTTTATCGTAGAGGATGTCGATAAGTTACACCCTCTTGAGGGGATTGATGAAGAAGAGGCAGCTCTTTCAGCGGATGAGGCTGCGGCAGAGGCTGCAGAAGCTGCCAAAGAAGAAGATGACCTTCTTTCTCGGCCTGTGAGGGAGCTTGAGCTTTCCATACGGAGTGAGAACTGTCTTCTTCGCGGAGGTATACACACTATCGGTGATCTTCTAACGCGTACACGGGACGACCTGCTTAAAATCCGTAACCTCGGAAAGATATCTCTCCGTGAGATAGAGGAAAGACTTGAGAAGCAGGGACTTCGCCTCAGCACAGAGAAAAGCGAAGAGAAAGCAGTAAAGGAGGACTAG
- the rplQ gene encoding 50S ribosomal protein L17: MRHRMDHRRLGRYGSHRRAMLSNLAASLFIEGSLTTTVTRAKELRRVAEKFITRAKGGSVHDRRIIRARLGHKEASIKLFEDLAKRYANRPGGYTRIIKTGPRLGDGSPMAIIELVE; the protein is encoded by the coding sequence ATGAGACACCGTATGGATCATAGAAGGCTTGGCCGTTATGGAAGTCATCGCAGAGCGATGCTCTCAAATTTGGCAGCGAGTCTTTTTATAGAAGGAAGCCTTACCACAACGGTGACCCGGGCGAAGGAACTTCGCCGTGTAGCCGAAAAATTTATTACAAGGGCCAAGGGCGGCTCAGTTCACGACCGTCGTATTATACGTGCTCGTCTTGGGCATAAGGAAGCTTCTATAAAACTATTTGAAGATTTGGCAAAACGATATGCCAATCGCCCAGGTGGTTACACGAGAATAATTAAGACCGGCCCCCGCCTCGGCGATGGCTCGCCTATGGCAATTATAGAGCTGGTTGAATAG